A window of the Phytoactinopolyspora mesophila genome harbors these coding sequences:
- a CDS encoding RNA polymerase sigma factor, whose amino-acid sequence MFTHADRASDAALVEGLALGDHPAAAAFVRRFQGAVFGLSISITRDSALAEDVSQEVFLRAWRAAHTFDPRRASALTWLLTITRNAAIDAVRIRRGTPIDDEALERLVHDAHREPDPAVPILHRLEAERAIRRLRALAPEQARAVVLAVLGGCTAAEVGQHEGIPLGTAKTRIRSGLRRLRALMETEERHD is encoded by the coding sequence ATGTTCACCCATGCGGATCGAGCCTCGGATGCCGCTCTGGTCGAAGGTCTCGCACTCGGAGACCATCCGGCAGCGGCGGCCTTCGTGCGCCGATTTCAGGGTGCGGTATTCGGCTTGTCGATATCCATCACGCGAGATTCCGCGCTGGCGGAGGATGTGAGCCAGGAAGTCTTCTTGCGCGCGTGGCGTGCGGCGCATACTTTCGATCCCCGGCGGGCATCCGCACTCACCTGGCTGCTGACCATCACCCGTAATGCCGCCATCGATGCCGTCCGAATACGACGTGGCACCCCCATCGACGACGAGGCGCTAGAACGGCTCGTTCACGATGCGCACAGGGAGCCGGACCCGGCGGTGCCGATCCTGCATCGCCTCGAGGCGGAGCGGGCGATCCGCAGGCTCCGGGCCCTGGCACCGGAACAGGCCCGCGCCGTCGTGCTGGCGGTGCTCGGAGGATGCACGGCCGCCGAGGTCGGCCAGCACGAGGGCATCCCACTCGGCACCGCAAAGACACGTATCCGCTCCGGTCTACGGCGGTTGCGTGCCCTGATGGAGACGGAGGAGCGTCATGACTGA
- a CDS encoding response regulator transcription factor — protein sequence MSTDAASRVLVVDDDPALADVVGRYLIRDGFEVDYATDGVAGLKQALATLPDIVVLDLMLPGMDGLEVCRRLRQVAPIPVVMLTALGEESDRITGLDIGADDYVTKPFSPRELAARVRAVLRRSTGGVAHSSVETLSGGGIEIDVVGHEAVLGGEQIALTAKEFDLLVHFLANPGRAFRREELLETVWGWRFGDTSTVTVHVRRLREKIERDPSAPRHLQTVRGVGYRFQP from the coding sequence ATGAGTACTGACGCGGCCTCGCGGGTGCTTGTGGTGGACGACGATCCGGCGCTGGCAGACGTAGTCGGCCGGTACCTGATCCGGGACGGCTTCGAGGTGGACTACGCCACCGATGGTGTGGCAGGGCTGAAACAGGCTCTTGCCACGCTGCCGGACATCGTCGTGCTCGACCTGATGCTTCCGGGCATGGACGGCCTCGAGGTATGTCGGCGGCTGCGTCAGGTAGCGCCGATACCGGTGGTGATGCTGACCGCGCTCGGTGAAGAGAGCGATCGGATCACCGGGCTGGACATCGGTGCGGACGATTACGTCACCAAGCCGTTCTCGCCACGTGAACTCGCCGCGCGGGTGCGAGCGGTACTGCGCCGTTCGACAGGCGGCGTGGCGCACAGTTCGGTCGAGACACTGTCCGGAGGCGGCATCGAGATCGACGTCGTCGGTCACGAAGCCGTGCTCGGGGGCGAACAGATCGCGTTGACCGCCAAGGAATTCGACCTCCTGGTTCATTTTCTTGCCAATCCAGGACGGGCATTCCGGCGTGAGGAACTGCTCGAGACCGTGTGGGGGTGGCGTTTCGGAGACACGTCCACCGTGACCGTCCACGTGCGGCGGCTGCGCGAGAAGATCGAACGCGATCCATCCGCGCCACGGCACCTCCAGACGGTCCGCGGAGTCGGGTATCGGTTCCAGCCATGA
- a CDS encoding cold-shock protein, with product MAQGTVKWFNAEKGFGFIAQDNGEADVFVHYSAIQVEGYRTLDENQRVEFEITQGPKGPQADQVRPI from the coding sequence ATGGCACAGGGAACCGTCAAGTGGTTCAACGCCGAGAAGGGTTTCGGCTTCATCGCGCAAGACAACGGCGAAGCCGATGTCTTTGTGCACTACTCGGCCATCCAGGTTGAGGGCTACCGCACTCTGGATGAGAACCAGCGCGTCGAGTTCGAGATCACCCAAGGCCCCAAGGGCCCGCAGGCCGATCAGGTTCGCCCGATCTGA
- a CDS encoding CHAD domain-containing protein: MTEPGQMSHPHTEREVEHKFRVHGLFNVPDLHGVEGVDAVDDLGTVELVSSYFDTPDLRLAREGITLRRRTGDDQGWHLKIPADRTSSEVRDEIRLPLEASAAAPPVALLDIIRVIVRTAPVQLVSVLRTDRSKLEIRNGKGRPVAELVDDTVHVISPDGTVTARFRELELEQRQAGKVLDHVAEALASAGAVSGEFVAKVVRALGPAAASAAEIPPAEPPQPDSPAGSAATAYVVKQARALRDADIAFRRHPEQSEDAVHKMRVAARRLRSAIRTFRPLLDPGWAGHMRGELAWFARGLGELREYEVLRARLRAHVTELPAEVPAERARQYLDAELETSVQRARAAASELLGAGRYVALHEEFARTGGRPPLTGQDPGLARDVLPQLVRGAWERLWSAASDLNGESDPQQWHDVRLLAKRTRYAAECVALALGDDARAFARQMERLTELLGEHQDAAQAGELLERLAQQSHDTETAFGLGALATIERGYAREARQRFASIWLQASHPRWRGWFTAL; the protein is encoded by the coding sequence GTGACAGAACCGGGACAGATGTCTCACCCTCACACCGAGCGTGAGGTCGAGCACAAGTTCCGCGTTCATGGGCTGTTCAACGTCCCGGATCTGCATGGTGTCGAAGGCGTGGACGCCGTTGACGACCTCGGCACGGTCGAGCTCGTGTCGTCCTACTTCGACACGCCGGACCTCCGGCTCGCCCGGGAAGGCATCACGCTGCGGCGCCGTACGGGCGACGATCAAGGGTGGCACCTGAAGATCCCGGCTGATCGCACCTCCTCCGAGGTGCGCGATGAGATCCGGTTGCCACTAGAAGCATCCGCCGCCGCTCCGCCGGTGGCGCTGCTCGACATCATCCGGGTCATCGTCCGGACGGCGCCCGTGCAGCTCGTCTCGGTCCTTCGGACGGACCGCTCGAAATTGGAGATTCGGAACGGCAAGGGCAGGCCTGTCGCCGAACTCGTCGACGACACCGTCCATGTGATCTCGCCGGATGGCACTGTCACCGCACGATTCCGGGAGCTGGAACTCGAGCAGCGCCAGGCCGGTAAGGTCCTCGATCACGTCGCCGAAGCCTTGGCCTCAGCAGGCGCGGTCAGCGGCGAGTTCGTGGCGAAGGTCGTGCGCGCGCTCGGCCCTGCCGCTGCCTCGGCAGCTGAGATACCACCGGCCGAGCCTCCACAGCCGGACAGCCCCGCGGGCAGCGCCGCAACCGCCTACGTCGTCAAGCAGGCGCGGGCCCTGCGCGACGCCGACATCGCCTTTCGCCGCCATCCGGAGCAATCGGAAGACGCCGTACACAAGATGCGGGTTGCGGCACGCCGGCTGAGGTCGGCCATCCGTACCTTCCGGCCGCTGCTGGACCCAGGGTGGGCCGGCCACATGCGCGGCGAGCTCGCATGGTTCGCCCGAGGCCTGGGTGAGCTACGAGAGTACGAGGTACTGCGGGCACGGCTGCGCGCCCACGTCACAGAACTCCCGGCTGAAGTACCCGCTGAGCGGGCCCGTCAATATCTGGACGCCGAGCTGGAGACCTCGGTCCAACGCGCCCGGGCCGCCGCATCGGAGTTGCTCGGCGCCGGCCGCTACGTGGCGCTTCATGAGGAGTTCGCCCGTACCGGGGGCCGTCCGCCACTGACCGGCCAAGACCCGGGGCTTGCCCGCGACGTTCTCCCACAGTTGGTGCGCGGGGCGTGGGAGCGGCTGTGGTCCGCCGCCAGTGATCTCAACGGTGAGTCGGACCCGCAGCAGTGGCATGACGTACGGCTCTTGGCCAAGCGCACTCGCTATGCTGCTGAATGCGTCGCCCTCGCACTGGGCGACGATGCCAGGGCGTTCGCCAGGCAAATGGAGCGTTTGACCGAACTGCTCGGCGAACACCAGGACGCCGCCCAAGCGGGCGAGCTGCTAGAGCGCCTCGCTCAACAGTCGCACGACACCGAGACGGCCTTCGGGCTCGGCGCGCTCGCCACTATCGAGCGTGGTTACGCACGGGAGGCCCGGCAGCGGTTCGCTTCGATCTGGCTGCAAGCCAGCCACCCACGATGGCGTGGCTGGTTCACCGCGCTCTAA
- a CDS encoding RNA degradosome polyphosphate kinase yields the protein MGDMAPEQSTPEERYLDRELSWLAFNTRVLELAEDPDVPLLERARFLSIFSSNLDEFYMVRIAGLKRRIAAGVAVPAASGLLPRGLLERALERSRELMTRQTQCFRTDVLPALVKENIELPRWDDLDAAEHDKLRTLFQERIFPVLTPLAVDPAHPFPYISGLSLNLAVMLRNPLNETEHFARVKVPPNFPRFLPVSEQRFVPLEDIIAAHLSLLFPGMQIQQHHTFRVTRNEDLEVEEDDAENLLTAMERELMRRRFGPAVRLEVEETVDPHVLDLLQRELGVSHHETFSLPGPLDLTGLSGIADLDRAELKYRPFLPATHRDLPDVESAAPADMFAAISQGDVLVHHPYDSFSTSVQRFIEQAAADPHVLAIKQTLYRTSGDSPIIDALVDAAEAGKQVLALVEIKARFDEQANITWARKLEQAGVHVVYGLVGLKTHCKLCLVVRDEAGGIRRYSHIGTGNYHPKTARLYEDLGLLTADPDVAEDANHLFNTLSGYSIESEYRRLLVAPHSLRPGILNRIHREIEHHEAGRPARIRFKLNSLVDEETIDALYAASQAGVPVDIWIRGICSLRAGVPGLSDNIRAVSILGRFLEHSRIMAFENGGQPEYWIGSADLMHRNLDRRVEVLVKLNSTQHLEDLNAMFDLAFEPGTSAWHLQPDGVWKRVHTGPDGEPLADLQQELIDRKRRRRTAT from the coding sequence ATGGGTGATATGGCCCCTGAGCAGTCCACCCCGGAGGAACGCTACCTCGACCGCGAGCTGTCCTGGTTGGCTTTCAACACCCGGGTCCTGGAACTCGCCGAGGATCCAGACGTGCCACTGCTCGAACGGGCCCGCTTTCTCTCCATCTTCTCCAGCAATCTGGACGAGTTCTACATGGTCAGGATCGCGGGCCTGAAACGCCGCATAGCGGCCGGTGTGGCCGTTCCGGCCGCCAGCGGGCTGCTTCCCCGGGGGCTGTTGGAACGCGCCCTCGAGCGCTCGCGAGAGCTGATGACGCGGCAAACCCAGTGTTTCCGAACCGACGTGCTCCCCGCACTGGTCAAGGAGAACATCGAGCTCCCCCGCTGGGACGACCTCGACGCCGCCGAACACGACAAACTCCGCACGCTGTTCCAAGAGCGAATATTCCCCGTCCTCACACCGCTCGCGGTCGATCCCGCGCACCCGTTCCCCTACATCTCCGGGCTATCGCTCAATCTGGCCGTCATGCTCCGCAACCCGCTCAACGAGACCGAGCATTTCGCCCGGGTGAAGGTGCCACCGAACTTCCCGCGTTTCCTGCCGGTGTCCGAACAACGTTTCGTTCCGCTCGAAGACATCATCGCCGCGCATTTGTCGTTGCTGTTCCCCGGCATGCAGATCCAGCAGCATCACACGTTCCGGGTCACGCGCAACGAGGATCTCGAGGTGGAGGAGGACGACGCCGAGAATCTGCTCACGGCGATGGAACGCGAGCTGATGCGGCGCAGATTCGGGCCGGCGGTACGGCTGGAAGTCGAGGAAACGGTCGATCCACACGTCCTGGACCTCCTGCAACGCGAACTCGGTGTGAGCCACCACGAGACGTTCTCACTACCCGGCCCGCTCGACCTCACTGGTCTCAGCGGCATTGCCGACCTCGACCGAGCTGAGCTCAAGTACCGCCCGTTCCTTCCTGCCACCCATCGCGACCTGCCCGACGTCGAGTCAGCAGCGCCGGCGGACATGTTCGCGGCCATCTCCCAGGGAGACGTCCTCGTCCATCATCCGTACGACTCCTTCTCGACCAGCGTGCAACGGTTCATCGAGCAGGCGGCGGCGGATCCCCACGTGCTGGCGATCAAGCAGACGCTGTACCGCACCAGCGGCGATTCACCTATCATCGACGCACTCGTGGACGCCGCGGAGGCAGGCAAGCAGGTCCTCGCACTGGTCGAGATCAAAGCCCGGTTCGACGAACAGGCCAACATCACGTGGGCACGAAAGCTCGAGCAGGCGGGTGTGCACGTGGTCTACGGTCTGGTGGGGCTGAAGACACATTGCAAGCTCTGTCTCGTGGTTCGCGACGAGGCGGGCGGCATCCGGCGTTACAGCCATATCGGCACCGGTAACTACCATCCCAAGACCGCACGGCTCTACGAAGATCTGGGGCTGCTCACCGCCGATCCCGACGTCGCCGAGGATGCCAACCACCTGTTCAACACCTTGTCGGGTTACTCGATCGAGTCGGAGTACCGCCGTCTGCTGGTGGCACCGCATTCGCTGCGTCCAGGCATCCTGAACCGGATCCACCGGGAGATCGAGCATCATGAAGCCGGCCGGCCGGCACGGATCCGGTTCAAGCTGAATTCGTTGGTGGACGAAGAGACGATCGATGCCTTGTACGCCGCATCCCAGGCCGGTGTCCCCGTCGACATCTGGATCCGTGGCATCTGCAGCCTGCGTGCGGGGGTTCCCGGCCTCTCGGACAACATCCGCGCGGTCAGCATCCTCGGTCGCTTTCTCGAGCACTCGCGCATCATGGCGTTCGAGAACGGCGGTCAGCCTGAGTACTGGATCGGTTCGGCCGACCTGATGCACCGCAATCTCGACCGCCGCGTCGAGGTCCTCGTCAAGCTCAACAGCACCCAACATCTAGAGGACCTGAACGCCATGTTCGATCTCGCCTTCGAACCTGGTACCTCCGCCTGGCATCTGCAGCCGGACGGCGTCTGGAAACGCGTTCACACCGGGCCCGACGGCGAACCGCTCGCCGATCTGCAGCAAGAACTGATCGATCGCAAGCGACGCCGGAGGACTGCCACGTGA
- a CDS encoding sensor histidine kinase, protein MALIVAGVIAVICGVPVDEAVILLGITLVASAGAGVIGATVLRRSRGHPVRAQALIVALSSVLVTVAGVVAAAFAMFISTHDLVALTIVLVVAAAVAVGAAFQMGDDIGVGTRQVGAYARTMVGGDGVITGVPEVTGPGELGSLATELAEVYRQLDESRKRERALEGSHRELIAWVSHDLRAPLATIRAMAEALDDDVADDATTISRYHRQIRSDAERLTGLVEDLFELSRINSGALRLAKERVWLGDVVADAMANAYAAAEVKGVQITERIGRLPAVEVSAREFCRALDNLLDNAIRHTPAGGTVAVETEIHEGAVSLSVVDECGGIPEADLPRVFDIAFRGDDSRIRDERGGGLGLAIAQGLIEAHSGSVSVTNHHHGCRFTVHLRDDVSKMTDFERGPLR, encoded by the coding sequence GTGGCTCTGATCGTGGCCGGAGTCATCGCCGTGATCTGCGGTGTGCCGGTCGACGAGGCGGTGATCCTGCTAGGGATCACCTTGGTCGCCTCCGCCGGGGCAGGAGTGATCGGCGCGACGGTGCTGCGCCGCTCCAGAGGGCATCCGGTGCGGGCGCAGGCGCTGATCGTGGCCCTCTCGTCAGTGCTGGTCACCGTGGCCGGCGTCGTGGCGGCCGCGTTCGCCATGTTCATCTCCACCCATGACCTCGTCGCGTTGACCATCGTCCTGGTCGTCGCGGCGGCCGTGGCCGTGGGCGCGGCATTTCAGATGGGCGACGACATCGGCGTCGGCACCCGGCAAGTGGGGGCGTACGCCCGGACCATGGTCGGTGGTGACGGCGTCATCACGGGCGTGCCGGAGGTCACCGGGCCGGGGGAGCTGGGATCGCTCGCGACCGAGCTGGCAGAGGTGTACCGGCAACTCGACGAGTCGCGGAAGCGGGAGCGCGCGCTGGAAGGTTCACACCGAGAGCTGATCGCCTGGGTGTCACATGACCTGCGCGCGCCGCTGGCGACCATCCGGGCCATGGCCGAAGCACTCGACGACGATGTCGCCGACGACGCCACGACCATCTCGAGATATCACCGGCAGATCCGGTCCGATGCCGAGCGTCTCACCGGCCTGGTGGAGGATCTGTTCGAGTTGTCCAGGATCAACAGCGGGGCACTGCGGCTGGCCAAGGAGAGGGTCTGGCTGGGAGACGTGGTCGCGGACGCCATGGCCAACGCCTACGCCGCGGCCGAGGTGAAGGGTGTGCAGATCACCGAACGGATCGGCCGGCTTCCAGCCGTCGAGGTATCGGCCCGCGAGTTCTGCCGGGCGCTGGACAATCTGCTCGACAACGCGATCCGGCACACGCCTGCCGGTGGGACGGTCGCGGTCGAGACCGAGATTCACGAGGGAGCGGTGTCGCTGAGCGTCGTCGACGAGTGCGGTGGCATCCCAGAGGCGGACTTGCCGAGGGTGTTCGACATCGCCTTCCGTGGTGACGACTCCCGGATACGCGACGAGCGTGGCGGCGGACTCGGCCTGGCGATTGCCCAAGGTCTCATCGAGGCGCACTCGGGGTCGGTTTCGGTTACCAATCACCACCACGGCTGTCGCTTCACGGTCCACTTAAGGGATGATGTGAGCAAGATGACTGACTTCGAGCGCGGTCCGTTGCGCTAG
- a CDS encoding glycerophosphodiester phosphodiesterase, with the protein MTTSGDPRHSEGAPALLTIAHRAANDANILREAIDSGIDLVEADVRFFKGVPEIRHTKTLGPRLLWEPGELVRRRDTVVPTLADLLVSLGDDSQRLMLDLKGLRPGLAPAVAKVLQEHAPGVPLAISTPHWWMFKAFHDLPHIRPMLSAGSWPMVERLRELIRKDPSTWPTAQPVFACSIHRTLLTPDIVSEVRRRIDHVVTWPVDTPEELGQARELGVTGVTSKDLNLLKSLTTNGRA; encoded by the coding sequence ATGACCACCAGCGGCGATCCACGGCACAGCGAGGGCGCTCCCGCATTGCTGACCATCGCTCACCGCGCGGCCAATGACGCGAACATCCTCCGCGAGGCAATCGACTCCGGGATCGATCTCGTCGAGGCGGATGTCCGCTTCTTCAAAGGGGTACCGGAGATACGCCACACAAAGACCCTCGGCCCACGGCTCCTGTGGGAGCCGGGTGAGCTGGTTCGTCGCCGCGATACTGTGGTGCCCACGCTGGCTGACCTCCTCGTGTCCCTCGGAGACGACAGTCAGCGCCTCATGCTCGATCTCAAAGGGCTGCGTCCCGGCCTGGCGCCGGCGGTGGCCAAGGTGCTTCAGGAGCATGCGCCCGGCGTACCCCTCGCCATCTCTACACCGCATTGGTGGATGTTCAAAGCGTTCCACGACCTTCCACACATCCGGCCGATGCTGTCTGCCGGCAGCTGGCCCATGGTCGAACGCCTGCGAGAGCTGATCCGCAAGGACCCGAGCACGTGGCCCACTGCCCAGCCGGTGTTCGCGTGCTCGATTCATCGCACTCTGCTGACGCCGGACATCGTCTCCGAGGTCCGACGCCGGATCGATCACGTCGTCACCTGGCCAGTGGATACTCCGGAAGAGCTTGGGCAGGCCCGAGAGCTCGGTGTCACCGGGGTCACCAGCAAGGACCTCAACCTGCTCAAATCGCTGACCACGAATGGGCGGGCCTGA
- a CDS encoding DUF47 domain-containing protein has translation MRLSPGDPIFYDLFTASAQNLRAGVRVLSEALAPDADRAALVATLKDIEHTGDEHTHDIMKRVNSGTKPPFHRDDIYRLAGGLDDILDDVEAALDFMVLYRVKDLPTGVAAMVDVLDRAAELTAEAMPRLRTAAQLTKYWIEINRLENEADQTYRRLLARIFSGEYDALTVHKLKDVIEILESAVDGFETVANIVEQIALKES, from the coding sequence ATGCGACTTTCACCAGGTGACCCCATCTTCTACGATCTGTTCACGGCTTCGGCGCAGAACCTCCGGGCCGGGGTTCGGGTGTTGTCCGAGGCGCTCGCCCCGGATGCCGACCGAGCCGCCCTGGTGGCGACGCTCAAGGACATCGAACACACCGGTGACGAGCACACCCACGACATCATGAAGCGGGTCAACTCCGGGACCAAACCACCATTTCACCGGGACGACATCTACCGGCTCGCAGGCGGGCTCGACGACATCCTCGACGACGTCGAGGCCGCACTCGACTTCATGGTGTTGTACCGGGTCAAGGACCTGCCGACCGGCGTCGCCGCGATGGTGGATGTGCTGGACCGCGCCGCTGAGCTCACGGCCGAGGCCATGCCGCGGCTACGGACCGCCGCCCAGCTCACGAAGTACTGGATCGAGATCAACCGCTTGGAGAACGAGGCCGACCAGACCTATCGCCGGTTACTGGCCCGTATCTTCTCCGGAGAGTACGACGCTTTGACGGTGCACAAACTCAAAGACGTGATCGAGATCCTGGAATCGGCCGTGGACGGGTTCGAGACGGTGGCCAACATCGTCGAACAGATCGCCCTGAAAGAGTCGTGA
- a CDS encoding uracil-DNA glycosylase, whose translation MAEAKPLHELVEPGWARALEPVAEQITAMGAFLRSEINAGRSYLPEGKNILRAFTQPFEDVRVLIVGQDPYPTPGHAVGLSFSVAPHVRPLPPSLVNIFREYSDDLGYPEPSNGDLTPWTEHGVLLLNRALTVAPRQPAAHRGKGWEVITDQAIRALVMRNTPFVAILWGRDARNLRPLLGDTPCIESAHPSPMSAHNGFFGSRPFSRANSLLSTLGVEQIDWKLS comes from the coding sequence ATGGCGGAGGCTAAACCCTTGCACGAACTAGTAGAGCCGGGCTGGGCACGCGCACTGGAGCCGGTGGCTGAGCAGATCACCGCGATGGGCGCTTTCCTGCGCTCCGAGATCAACGCCGGGCGCTCGTACCTGCCCGAAGGGAAGAACATCCTGCGGGCCTTCACCCAGCCGTTCGAAGACGTCCGGGTGCTCATCGTGGGCCAGGATCCTTACCCCACGCCTGGACACGCGGTCGGTCTCAGCTTTTCCGTGGCACCACACGTCCGGCCGCTGCCACCGAGTCTGGTCAACATCTTCCGGGAGTACTCCGACGACCTCGGCTACCCGGAGCCCAGCAACGGCGATCTCACTCCGTGGACCGAGCACGGCGTCCTATTGCTCAACCGCGCGCTGACCGTGGCGCCACGACAACCGGCAGCACATCGAGGCAAGGGCTGGGAAGTGATCACCGATCAAGCAATCCGCGCTCTGGTGATGAGGAACACACCATTCGTGGCCATCCTCTGGGGACGCGACGCTCGCAACCTTCGCCCACTGCTAGGCGACACACCATGTATCGAGTCCGCGCATCCAAGCCCGATGTCGGCCCACAATGGTTTCTTTGGATCACGGCCCTTTAGCCGAGCCAACAGTCTCCTCAGTACCCTGGGTGTGGAACAGATAGACTGGAAACTTTCTTAA
- a CDS encoding PadR family transcriptional regulator, whose translation MASKRPSNPLALAVLTLLSEKPMHPYEMSSTLRERQKEESIKLNFGSLYSVVVSLEKRELIEATETIREGNRPERTVYRISGAGKTMMVEWLSDLLSTPVKEFPQFEAALSLMPALPPDDVISLLERRLAQQQETYQANKTLLDKGKALGMPRVFSIEHEYELALLNAEIEFLRQLIDDMRSGTLSGLKGWRRMAELRSAGMPMEEIEAVISDEFKEDFAWLEHLDELR comes from the coding sequence ATGGCGTCGAAGCGGCCGAGCAATCCACTGGCCCTTGCCGTGCTGACGCTCCTGAGTGAGAAGCCGATGCATCCGTACGAGATGTCGAGCACTCTGCGTGAGCGGCAGAAGGAGGAGAGCATCAAGCTGAACTTCGGCTCGCTCTACTCCGTCGTGGTTTCATTGGAGAAGCGCGAACTGATCGAGGCCACCGAGACAATCCGCGAGGGAAACCGGCCCGAGCGCACTGTCTACCGGATCAGCGGGGCCGGCAAGACCATGATGGTCGAGTGGCTCAGTGATCTGCTCAGCACTCCGGTGAAGGAGTTCCCGCAGTTCGAAGCTGCCCTGTCGTTGATGCCGGCCCTACCGCCGGACGACGTCATCTCCTTACTGGAACGCCGGTTGGCCCAGCAGCAAGAGACATACCAGGCCAACAAGACGCTGCTGGACAAGGGCAAGGCGCTGGGCATGCCACGCGTGTTCAGTATCGAGCACGAATACGAACTGGCACTGCTGAACGCCGAGATCGAGTTCCTCCGCCAACTGATCGACGACATGCGGTCCGGGACGTTGAGCGGTCTGAAGGGCTGGCGCCGGATGGCCGAGCTCCGCTCAGCGGGCATGCCGATGGAGGAGATCGAAGCCGTCATCAGCGATGAATTCAAGGAGGATTTCGCCTGGCTAGAGCATTTAGACGAACTCCGGTGA
- a CDS encoding MFS transporter, with amino-acid sequence MLFSAVQLEPSAPTSSTKELFLLPALIPLSRPSSYRPSSYRKANSFYGWHIVAYSTIALAASGPGQTAAVSVFIDPMMADLGISRSAISTAYLIGTLVGALIMPWIGRALDRYGVRRTMATIGAAFGGVLVSLAAVSEIVGLTAGFAGIRMAGQGALSLTATTATALWFTRRRGTAMGIVSALGAVGISMTPLVMEGFIASHGWRLAWAVEGVAIWLVVIPIALLGMRDRPADLGQLPDGDTPSSDSNADRNAAWGATVAQAVRAPYFWVVTGGVAACGLLSTAVNFHQISLLSERGLSTTAAAGNFLWQTIAMLLATLAVGALTDRVRPRWLIVGAMLSLSAGLVWGTQITPGMSAVIFGALLGGAGGGMRVLEAATFPRYFGTAHLGSIRGLVTAISVGSTAFGPLIYAYAYQVAGSYTTVLLATAPIPVLIAIAALLVRPPAPAVRSRL; translated from the coding sequence GTGCTGTTCAGCGCGGTACAGCTCGAACCGTCCGCACCAACCAGCTCGACCAAGGAACTCTTCCTTTTGCCTGCGCTCATCCCCCTCTCGCGTCCGTCCTCATACCGACCGTCGTCATACCGCAAGGCGAACAGCTTCTACGGCTGGCACATCGTCGCGTACTCGACGATCGCTCTGGCCGCCTCCGGACCCGGGCAGACCGCGGCCGTGTCGGTTTTCATCGATCCGATGATGGCCGACCTCGGTATCTCTCGCTCGGCCATATCCACGGCCTATCTGATCGGCACGCTGGTCGGTGCGCTGATCATGCCGTGGATCGGCCGGGCGCTGGACCGCTACGGTGTCCGGCGCACCATGGCTACCATCGGCGCGGCGTTCGGCGGGGTCCTGGTCTCGCTCGCGGCCGTCAGCGAGATCGTCGGCCTGACGGCAGGGTTCGCCGGAATCCGGATGGCCGGACAAGGGGCTCTGTCGCTGACCGCCACAACGGCGACCGCCCTGTGGTTCACCCGCCGGCGAGGGACCGCGATGGGCATCGTCTCGGCGCTGGGAGCGGTCGGAATATCGATGACACCCCTGGTCATGGAGGGGTTCATCGCAAGCCACGGATGGCGGCTCGCCTGGGCGGTCGAAGGCGTGGCGATCTGGCTGGTCGTCATTCCCATCGCGCTGCTCGGCATGCGTGACCGGCCGGCGGATCTCGGTCAGCTCCCCGACGGCGATACTCCGTCCAGCGACAGCAACGCCGATCGAAACGCCGCCTGGGGAGCAACCGTCGCACAGGCCGTCCGGGCGCCCTACTTCTGGGTGGTCACGGGAGGGGTGGCCGCCTGCGGGTTGTTGTCGACCGCGGTCAACTTCCACCAGATCAGCCTGCTGTCCGAACGCGGCCTCTCAACCACCGCGGCTGCCGGCAACTTCCTGTGGCAAACGATCGCCATGCTGCTGGCCACCCTCGCGGTGGGCGCGCTCACGGATCGAGTCCGGCCTCGATGGCTGATCGTCGGCGCCATGCTCAGTTTGTCGGCCGGGCTCGTCTGGGGCACCCAGATCACCCCTGGGATGTCAGCCGTGATCTTCGGCGCACTGCTAGGCGGAGCAGGTGGCGGGATGCGCGTCCTGGAGGCCGCCACGTTTCCGCGGTACTTCGGTACCGCGCACCTGGGCTCGATCCGCGGGCTGGTCACTGCCATCTCCGTCGGATCCACGGCTTTCGGTCCGCTGATCTACGCCTACGCTTATCAGGTCGCCGGCTCGTACACCACGGTACTGCTGGCCACCGCGCCGATCCCGGTCCTGATCGCCATCGCGGCATTACTCGTACGCCCTCCCGCACCTGCCGTGCGTTCACGGCTGTGA